From one Chanodichthys erythropterus isolate Z2021 chromosome 3, ASM2448905v1, whole genome shotgun sequence genomic stretch:
- the LOC137013882 gene encoding uncharacterized protein — protein sequence MGKCLFNDRWLEDDKYKGWLKKTANLKEARCDLCKKNIQLGTMGQTALDSHAKCEKHKRYIADQSGSLPIQMFTTPSPSAQPSRPTSATSRPIASTSAFSTFSNTATLKAEVLWVLRTVSRHQSYTLNDDIHTVFQAMFPDSECVSAFSCGRDKTAYLARFGIAPYVKKELVARINQGNFVIMFDESMNRATNSKQLDLHVRHWVTDQTGTHHVQSRYLGSQFMGHSTAEDLLEHFKECTKDLNLRNMISLSMDGPSVNWKFVNLLQQEHGVQFGGVQLIIVGSCGLHTLHNAFKSGFEVWQIQKVLKSLHYLFHNAPARREDFTSSTSSTTFPLPFCGHRWLENLPTVQRAIEIWPAIEKFVDQVKSKVVKNPGTSSYDTLSEARLDPLLQAKLHFFMAISRAFQPFLEKYQTDAPMMPFLCKDLEDLIR from the exons ATGGGCAAATGTCTGTTTAACGACAGGTGGTTGGAGGATGATAAATATAAGGGTTGGTTGAAGAAAACTGCCAACTTGAAAGAGGCGCGATGTGATCTctgcaaaaaaaatatacagttgGGGACAATGGGTCAAACAGCCCTAGATTCTCACGCGAAATGCGAGAAACACAAGCGCTACATTGCGGATCAGTCGGGTAGTTTACCTATTCAAATGTTTACAACGCCATCACCCAGTGCTCAGCCAAGTAGGCCTACATCTGCTACTAGTCGGCCTATTgcgtctacctctgccttcagTACGTTCTCTAACACGGCCACGTTAAAGGCAGAAGTGCTCTGGGTTTTACGCACAGTTAGCCGCCACCAATCTTACACGTTAAACGATGACATTCACACAGTCTTCCAGGCGATGTTCCCGGACTCCGAGTGTGTGAGCGCGTTTAGTTGTGGCAGAGACAAGACGGCTTATCTTGCACGATTTGGCATTGCTCCTTATGTGAAAAAGGAGCTTGTGGCACGGATAAACCAGGGAAACTTTGTCATCATGTTTGACGAAAGCATGAACAGAGCAACAAATAGTAAACAGTTGGACCTGCATGTCAGACACTGGGTTACTGATCAGACTGGCACTCATCACGTTCAATCGCGCTATCTTGGGTCCCAATTCATGGGCCATTCTACAGCAGAGGATTTGTTGGAACATTTTAAG GAGTGTACCAAAGATCTCAACTTGAGGAACATGATCTCTTTGTCGATGGATGGACCCTCTGTTAATTGGAAATTTGTGAACCTCCTACAGCAGGAGCATGGCGTACAATTTGGGGGGGTTCAACTCATAATTGTTGGAAGTTGTGGTCTACATACCCTCCATAATGCTTTCAAGAGTGGATTTGAGGTGTGGCAGATACAGAAGGTGCTTAAATCTCTGCACTATCTTTTTCACAATGCCCCAGCCAGGAGAGAGGATTTCACTTCATCAACGTCGTCAACAACATTCCCCTTACCCTTCTGTGGTCATCGGTGGCTTGAGAACTTGCCAACTGTGCAAAGAGCAATAGAGATTTGGCCCGCCATTGAGAAGTTTGTGGACCAGGTGAAGTCAAAAGTGGTGAAGAACCCAGGGACATCATCATATGACACCCTCTCTGAGGCTCGACTGGATCCCCTTCTGCAGGCCAAGCTCCATTTTTTCATGGCCATATCAAGAGCTTTCCAACCTTTTCTGGAGAAATACCAGACAGATGCTCCAATGATGCCTTTTTTGTGCAAAGATCTGGAGGATTTGATCAGGTAA
- the LOC137017107 gene encoding uncharacterized protein isoform X2 — protein MKPDALPSTPYKLVRIEVTDHKLWLSPKDVDIGMGAAAVIKELTKAGAKSGVSELGVLQFKKDWQNALSSMCKKALDKCPLKYAIVRNMTCLDPGQMCTNPDECLQKMKCLIQKFVQEKQLSGGISAGDVIAQQFEKVLFNEAKAVEFLSFRPSEKSRVDVFLQQYLQSYPELWTFCQSLLLLSHGQAEVERGFSTNKEVETCNMAEDTVITQRLICDHVKVCGGVAEVPLTKELISYCASARSRYREHLEEERRKKKKEEQSKKRKNIEDDLEGLKKKKRSIEEVCKSLESDADRMAEQAENSAGSKMATLITKSNTMRRRAKEKQEELKEVNGQIEDKLSELKKI, from the exons ATGAAGCCTGATGCACTGCCTAGTACTCCATATAAGCTGGTAAGGATTGAAGTCACTGACCACAAGCTTTGGCTTAGTCCAAAGGATGTAGACATAGGCATGGGTGCAGCAGCTGTCATCAAG GAACTCACAAAAGCAGGGGCCAAGAGCGGTGTAAGCGAGCTTGGTGTCCTGCAGTTTAAGAAAGACTGGCAGAATGCCCTTTCAAGTATGTGCAAGAAGGCTCTTGATAAGTGCCCCCTGAAGTACGCCATAGTCCGCAACATGACATGCTTGGATCCAGGCCAAATGTGCACCAACCCTGATGAGTGCCTTCAGAAAATGAAGTGCCTCATTCAGAAGTTTGTGCAAGAGAAACAACTGTCAGGCGGGATATCTGCTG GTGATGTGATTGCACAGCAGTTTGAAAAGGTCCTTTTTAATGAGGCCAAAGCTGTTGAATTCTTGTCCTTCAGGCCCTCTGAGAAGTCAAGAGTGGATGTATTTTTGCAGCAATATCTTCAGTCCTACCCTGAACTCTGGACATTTTGTCAGTCACTTCTTCTTCTGTCCCATGGACAGGCAGAAGTTGAGCGTGGGTTTTCCACCAATAAAGAGGTGGAAACATGTAATATGGCGGAGGACACAGTGATCACCCAGAGGCTGATTTGTGACCATGTTAAAGTTTGTGGGGGGGTAGCGGAAGTGCCTCTGACCAAGGAGCTCATCAGTTACTGTGCTTCGGCACGCAGTCGCTACAGGGAGCACTTAGAGGAGGAAAGacgcaaaaagaaaaaagaggaaCAGTCCAAGAAGAGGAAAAACATTGAAGATGATCTGGAAGGGCTGAAGAAAAAGAAGAGGTCCATTGAGGAGGTTTGTAAGTCACTTGAAAGTGACGCTGACCGAATGGCAGAACAGGCAGAAAATTCTGCAGGCTCCAAAATGGCTACGCTGATTACAAAGTCTAACACAATGAGAAGACGGGCCAAAGAGAAGCAGGAGGAGTTGAAGGAAGTAAATGGACAAATTGAGGACAAACTCTCTGAGCTCAAAAAAATTTAA
- the LOC137017114 gene encoding hepatic and glial cell adhesion molecule-like, with amino-acid sequence MPKYIYMTWTVYFLLLVLLESGVFVADAVKSESVTEGESVSLNSSFTQIHRDEEIEWRFGQFLIARVKNNRSVFYNTTAEGRFRDRLKLDRQTGSLTIINSRTTDSGLYTVSSSRRDTINTINLTVYARLPVPVISSNSSLNSSSSSSSSSSCSLVCSAVNVSHVTLSWFKGNCVFTSIRVSDLSSRSDLLLHLECVDDSYSCVLNNPIRNQTQHLYNTQLCHTCAAVLSVSRTVLISAAAAGSLLIVAAVGIFWICRKRRNTHREETRAEEITDPTFNRRNRNKSRATEEDNVEYTSVPHES; translated from the exons AtgccaaaatatatatatatgacatggacagtttattttcttcttcttgttCTGCTGGAGTCTG gtgtgtttgttgctgatgcagtgaagtcagagtcagtgactgagggagaatcagtctctctgaactctagtttcactcaaatacaCAGAGATGAAGAGATCGAGTGGAGGTTTGGTCAATTTCTCATAGCTCGAGTAAAGAACAACAGGAGCGTGTTTTATAATACTACTGCTGaagggagattcagagacagactgaaactggatcgtcagactggatctctgaccatcatcaACAGCAGAACCACAGACTCTGGACTTTATACAGTCTCCAGCAGTAGAAGAGACACGATCAACACGATCAATCTCACTGTCTATG ctcgtctgcctgttcctgtcatcagcAGTAACTCTTCACTAaactcttcatcatcatcatcatcatcatcatcatgttcattggtgtgttcagctgtgaatgtgagtcatgtgactctctcctggttcAAAGGAAACTGTGTATTCACCAGCATCAGagtgtctgatctcagcagcCGGTCTGATCTTCTTCTCCATCTGGAGTGTGTGGATGATtcctacagctgtgtgctgaacaatcccatcagAAACCAGACTCAACACCTCTACAACACTCAGCTCTGTCACACATGTGCTGCAG TTCTTTCAGTCTCTCGGACAGTGCTGatctctgctgctgctgctggatcTCTGTTGATTGTTGCTGCTGTCGGGATCTTCTGGATCTGCAGGAAACgcagaaacacacacagagaag AGACTCGAGCAGAAGAAATCACTGATCCCACATTCAACagaagaaacagaaataaatcg AGAGCTACAGAGGAGGATAATGTGGAGTACACAAGCGTGCCACacgagtcctga
- the LOC137017107 gene encoding uncharacterized protein isoform X1 → MKPDALPSTPYKLVRIEVTDHKLWLSPKDVDIGMGAAAVIKELTKAGAKSGVSELGVLQFKKDWQNALSSMCKKALDKCPLKYAIVRNMTCLDPGQMCTNPDECLQKMKCLIQKFVQEKQLSGGISAAIRGCRKCWLVYTYRSFVTGDVIAQQFEKVLFNEAKAVEFLSFRPSEKSRVDVFLQQYLQSYPELWTFCQSLLLLSHGQAEVERGFSTNKEVETCNMAEDTVITQRLICDHVKVCGGVAEVPLTKELISYCASARSRYREHLEEERRKKKKEEQSKKRKNIEDDLEGLKKKKRSIEEVCKSLESDADRMAEQAENSAGSKMATLITKSNTMRRRAKEKQEELKEVNGQIEDKLSELKKI, encoded by the exons ATGAAGCCTGATGCACTGCCTAGTACTCCATATAAGCTGGTAAGGATTGAAGTCACTGACCACAAGCTTTGGCTTAGTCCAAAGGATGTAGACATAGGCATGGGTGCAGCAGCTGTCATCAAG GAACTCACAAAAGCAGGGGCCAAGAGCGGTGTAAGCGAGCTTGGTGTCCTGCAGTTTAAGAAAGACTGGCAGAATGCCCTTTCAAGTATGTGCAAGAAGGCTCTTGATAAGTGCCCCCTGAAGTACGCCATAGTCCGCAACATGACATGCTTGGATCCAGGCCAAATGTGCACCAACCCTGATGAGTGCCTTCAGAAAATGAAGTGCCTCATTCAGAAGTTTGTGCAAGAGAAACAACTGTCAGGCGGGATATCTGCTG cAATTAGAGGGTGCAGAAAGTGTTGGCTTGTATACACGTACAGATCATTTGTAACAG GTGATGTGATTGCACAGCAGTTTGAAAAGGTCCTTTTTAATGAGGCCAAAGCTGTTGAATTCTTGTCCTTCAGGCCCTCTGAGAAGTCAAGAGTGGATGTATTTTTGCAGCAATATCTTCAGTCCTACCCTGAACTCTGGACATTTTGTCAGTCACTTCTTCTTCTGTCCCATGGACAGGCAGAAGTTGAGCGTGGGTTTTCCACCAATAAAGAGGTGGAAACATGTAATATGGCGGAGGACACAGTGATCACCCAGAGGCTGATTTGTGACCATGTTAAAGTTTGTGGGGGGGTAGCGGAAGTGCCTCTGACCAAGGAGCTCATCAGTTACTGTGCTTCGGCACGCAGTCGCTACAGGGAGCACTTAGAGGAGGAAAGacgcaaaaagaaaaaagaggaaCAGTCCAAGAAGAGGAAAAACATTGAAGATGATCTGGAAGGGCTGAAGAAAAAGAAGAGGTCCATTGAGGAGGTTTGTAAGTCACTTGAAAGTGACGCTGACCGAATGGCAGAACAGGCAGAAAATTCTGCAGGCTCCAAAATGGCTACGCTGATTACAAAGTCTAACACAATGAGAAGACGGGCCAAAGAGAAGCAGGAGGAGTTGAAGGAAGTAAATGGACAAATTGAGGACAAACTCTCTGAGCTCAAAAAAATTTAA